CAGTTGGAGATCGTGATCTTCACATTGTTGACTCATCCATCAGAGAAGTTTTCTTTAACTGAGAGCCTAATTTTTTTCCCTTGCATCTGCCCTCATGCTCGTTCGGCTTGACTGTTTCTTGTAAGTAGCATCTGAAAAAGAAGGCTGCAGACTTGCAGTTATGTTCTGCCGTTCAATTCTTGACAATGTGCCTCATTCCTTTATGCTTAAGGTGTAATATGAGGTTCTAATCCTGTCCGTTGTAACTAGTCAACAGCATACTTTAACTTTACCACATGTTCAGTTTTGCAACTGCCAGTCATTTCTAATGTACTTATGTATTTGGATTGTCTGGGGCGGTGAAACCGAACTGTTCAAAATGCCATTTATCAAAAATGTGGAGAAGTCTAGCATTGTCTGGTTCTTGTCATGCAGGTCACTCCATACCCAGTACAAGAACAGTAATTTTGCTTCAAAGCTTTCATGTAAGATTGACTTGTGATGTACTAACCTGACTAGAACTTTGCTACCTTTAAAAGGTGCCTCATTGTTCAGTCCAAACAAAAAAAAAATCAGTTTGTTGTTATGTTATGTGACCTGTTGATCGTCGCTGACAAAAAGGTCTCAGCAAGGACCAGCTGAGCTTTTGTAATTTTCTGTTTCCCTATGATCGATCCATCGTTCCAAGATAGCATGGACTTTTTCGTGCGTGAAACATGTTATGGTATCTCTCCTTTCCGGTATTTTTTTTGTGCACTGCCTCTACCTGAGAAGTCGGAGCAAATTTCAGGATGGGGCTAAAAAATGCCACTCGTTGTTCCCCTGGTTGTGTGCACGTGAGATGGACTGATCTATGGAGTCGGATCCTTGTGTAGGAGCCAAGAGAGCTCAACGAACAAGTAAAGATCCGACTTATAGAGGGCGAACCCTTATGCTGCACGGGGCCAAGAGGGGCTAGCTTTCGTGATCTTTCTCAGACAGGGCTCTGATTgagcttcttaatataataccgtgggGGCGGTCTTAACGTTATTTGGAGAATGAGGAAGTTATGTCATCGTTTGAAGACTTGTTCATTGATGGAGAACCATTGAACCAAGTTAAGCCTAAGTGAGAGTGAGTTGTCGGGTGTACTTTTTTACTTTTTAGAGTTTTCTCATGTAGTTGATATGAGTTTTTAtctagaaaggtttttaacgaggcagcaAACATTGAGAGGCAACTCATAACTTCACAAGGGCTACAATTTGTATGGCATTATCTATTTTGCACATCTCTCTATTCTGGATGTTGGACTACTAAACTGGTCTTTGTGTTGTTTTTAAATCATAACTCATAAGTGTGTGTCTGTGGTAGTGTGGTGTGTGGACTGTGAATCTGTGATGAAAACAACTTGTGTGATGGCTGATGGTAGATCAAAACAATTTGTGTGGCGGCTGTACTTATTCTGTTATTCAGTTGTTCTGTAATGAAAACAGCTAATCTATGTGATTGTCTCTGTGTCTGTGTCTGCTAATCTGCTCTCTGCTGTAGACTTAGTGCTGTGTATAGGTTGAAGTGGTGAACCGTGAACAATAGGTCAACAGCTAAGTGAATTTATATTCAGTACTCGCTACTCATTTACTTATCTGCCATTTGTGTTAGTGTCTCGGTTTGTAACTTTGTATATTGCACATTTGCATTTACAGAGTTGTAGTCTTGCACTGTGATCTGTGAAGCGGGCTGTGAACAGCTCGATAGGCCTAGCGGGCAGCTAGGTCGTCGTGCTAAACAGGACAGCATGGCCCGTCTAATGGTAATTGTGACGGGCTATGGGCCAAACGTGCCAACCCGATAGGTTAGGCGTGCCGGGCCTGGAAGTGAGCCCACGGTTAGCTTGGCACGACCTATTGTACACCTATATATGGAGGCTAGCTTCTATTTCTATGTCCTTTTTTAGGTGGGGCTTTAATTGAGTTTTTTCTTAATATAATATTATACTTTGATTTTTCTCCTACCAACCTAGTTTTTTGTGCACTCGTCTGTTTTGGATCTCAATCTGATTCCGTAATCCAGCCTTTTATCTTTTCCTCCCCATGCAGGTCAGGTCCTCTCTTGTTCACAGCAGCAGATGGTCCTGCAGCAGGAACTAGACGAGAATCAGTGCGTGCAGCGTGGCTGGAACTCTTCGTTCTTTGCAGTATCGATATCTGGGCTGTTCTTCCTGCTTTCCTTTGTACCCGTCACTGCCAACATGTTCAGATTGGTATGGGTGGTCCATCATTGATCCCTGGATTAGATATGGTTGTGTTCTTGAAGTCTTGTTCGGCACTTTGGAATGTTTTCCCGGGCTGGTTTTTCTCCCCATATGGATTGAGCTAATCCGCTCAATCCAAATATTTCACCCAATCTCTTGTGGGGTTAAATTCCTAAACCAATCAACCAATGTTTGTTATTCCACATGAATTATAACCCAAACAACTATGCTTATTCGTTTATTCCATGTGGATCAAACCCAAACTTATATACCAACAAAAGCCAATAAATCCAACAAATTTAAGTATATAAAATGTCATCTTTCCAAAAATTTAAACATGCCATACAATTCTCGACACATTTTTTTAAACAAAGTGTTTTCATTGCAATGTGATACTATAGTAGGTAATTTATATCGATAGATGAGTCAATTGGCAGAACGTGACTTCACTTTTGCCTTCTCTAGCGATGCTGATAATATCTTTATTATTGAACCATGAAACGCATGAGACAAATAATCTTAAAATTGCATTAATCTATTGTTTTTATACAACTATAAATAATCTTAATATTTGTCGATGTTTTGTCATATTAAGTCTGTTGTTCTATCCTTGTGCATTGCAATAATCTACTACACCAGAGCGGCAAGTTGTGCGTGCCGGCATACACGCCGACGAGCTCGGTGGACGAGGTTGGCCACTTCGACCTCCTGGTGAAGCCGTGAAGGTATACCCAACATGGAACGTATCTACCCACTTCGACCTCTCTAAAGCAACAAAGACAAACAGAGAGGCGGAGAGCAAATCTACTTAACCGAAAAGAAGCTTGCCGGAGTAGAGGTTGCCAGCGACATAGATGATGGTTCATCTTCGGAAACGGCGGCGTTTTTACGCGGCAGCTATGTGAGGGTTTCCACGACGTTCGAGCGAGGCGGCGTCTACACGATGCTTGAGCGAGGCCGGTGTCTTCCTCGTGTTTGATCCGTTGCCCCTGTACTCATGATCTGTTACCGTGCTCCGTTGAGATACCCATGGAGAGTGATCCAACCATGGGATCTGTTGCCGTGCTTCATACGTTACTAGTGAGTCTGTCATTTTGTTCCATCACACATCGTTGATTCTTGCAGCATATTATTTTACTAGAATATCCTTGTAATCAATCAAGAATAAAATGAGTGTGTGTACAGCTATAATAGATTTTACGGAGATGTTGACTAGGTCCGTGTTTAAAGcatctagagctaatagttagccacTTGTTAGCTGGGTTGAGGCAACTAATAAACTAATTGGTAGATGTGAGTCACTAACAACTAGCTGGGGGTGTGTAGAACCTTTACAACTAATTTTAGCAGCAAACCATTAGCTCTATAGGTAGGTTCCAAACAGTGTCGAAGTATATATATTTATTGTTTTGTGCTGGTTGATTAAGGTCTTGTTTAGAAtctctagagctaatagttagccaaTTAATAAATTGTTAGTTGCATTGAAAGGGTAGTTAGATTAACAATTAGTTAGGGTGTCAGCTGATGGTTTAGCATCTAATCGTTAGCTTTAAATGTTCTAAACATGGCCTAAAGCATACCGTGAGTCATCTATTGCCATTTCCATATGTATAGATCGTCTATGGCTTTATCTTGGATTGTAAAATACacgttttttattattatttaagCCAATGTCTTTCTTTTTTTTAACCAAGTGCAACTTTAGGTGATCCGTGAAATGCTTTGAAGCAAAGAGGGAAGTGCTTATTAATTTTGATATAACTTCATATTTGATTTGCGTTTTGAAAGTTGCTTGTCATTTAGCGTATAGTTGACTCTTATATCATCATCAAAACAAATCTAAATGGGTGGCGTCATTATTTATTAGTTTTCTTTCGTGACTGTTTACGCGTGGAAAATGAATGAAATCTTTCTCCATATCTCTATTTTATTATTGGTATCTCATTTAGCCTTTGGAATAATGGGAAAAATAGCATATCTACTAGTGTCATATTAGAAGACTCAGAGTTAGATGTTCAACTAGATAAATCTCTTGCACAATCTTGGAAGATCCATTCGTGGAACCTAATAATTTACTCCATAAACAGATTCCATAGGGAAATGAGACCAATAGTGAGGATAGATATTCTCGATGCAAAAAACCTTGCATCCCGGTCAATCTGGGCTAATCTAGCTTGTCCTATCTGCCTTTTGTTTTCTCGTCATCTATACATTTGTGCCTGATTTTTATTATCCTGGCCACTGTACCCTCGTTGTGTTCCACTATTGCCATGGGCCGTCGGGCGTCGCAGCGGCTTGGGCGTGGACCTAACAATTCGCCACTTCCCCGTGTTGAAGTCTCCGCTTCCGTTCTTCTTCCACTccactcctctcctctcctctcttctCCTTGGGATCCCGATCCCGCTTCTCCTCCCGTatatatttctatttcttttctgctCAACTCTACTGGGATGCTCCAGTCAAGTGCTAGTGCACCACGAGCACGCGCAGGCCAagaagccaggaagtctgccacccTCCCTCAGCTCGGATGACGCCAATAGTGGCCTCGTTGAGCCTCGCCCACCTCGTGGTGGCCTTGTTGCTGATGTTGTTAGCCCTCCTTTGCGTCGACGCGTCGGTGCACGATTACGATGGCGAACGGTTCGCGACCGACGGCAACGCCTTCGTCCTCCACGGTGGTACCGTGGTAGTGAGGGTGTCTACGGCTCCGCTAAGGGTGGCGCGTTCATCCGGTGCGTACATTTTTGAAACCGTGTCAGAGCATCAATTCATCGCTTATTTGCCTTCTCGGGGAGTGGAGGGGATGTGGCTGACGCTTGTGCTGAGCGGTGGTGTGTGTGTGTTTGCAGCTTTGAGAAGGTCACGTTCAAAGGATGCCCGAGTCGGCGACCGCAGCCGAGGAGGACGGCAACCGCACGACCACGGTCACAGCGGTCATCTTCAAGGCCGGCGACCGCGACGCCGTCGGGGGCACAGACGTCTCCGTCGCTGGCGGGCGGGCGCTCTGCTGCACATGGGACATGGTGAGGGCGGTGAGGCTCGGGGCCTGCACAGAGGGGGGGCAGTGATGTATCGCGCGCGGAACGACAACACCGGCTGGCCTAGGGTGCTCGCGGCCTCCTTCCTCCCGGGCGGCCTCGACGCGGCTTTCCCGGTCGAGGGCGTCGTCGTGGCGCGCACCGGCATGTACACACTCCTGTTCGTCCACTGTGATGCGTCGCTCGCCGGCGGGCAGGTGGCCACGGCGGGCAAGACCATCTGGAAGAACAGCCGCTGCTACCTCCCGGACCGTATGGCGTCGCTCGTGCCCTTCTACGGCGCCAAGTCGCTGGCGTTGGCGGCGTCCTGGTTCGCGCAGTGCGCGCGGTTCTAGCGGGAGGTGGTGTCGCTCCAGAGCTGCGCCACGCTGGTGATCGCGCTGGGGATGATGGAGGCGTCCAGTTGGTACTTTTACCTCGTCGAGTTCAACGAGTCTGGGTCCGCCCCCGCGGCGAGACGTTCTGGGCGGCCACGTCCGGCACGCTCCGCGGCGCGGCGGCGCACGTGCTGGTGCTGGCCGGGCCACGGCGTGGTGCAGCCCGCGCTGGCAGGGCTCAAGAGCGCCAGGGTGGCTGGCCTCGGCGTCATGTTCTTCGCCGCCGCGAAGGCCCTTGAGGTCAGCAAGAACGCCGACACCGTGAGCGACCACTCATCGTCGCCGACGAGGAGGTTGTTCCTGGTACTCCCGGGCGGTCCTCAACGCGGTGTTCGTTTACTGGATCTTCAGCTCGCAGTCAAAGACGCTGAACAAGCTCAAGGTGACGATCAACGCTCTTTTGCACCAAATTGaggtgcggacagtccggccctgaggccggacgttccgcgcacgcgcagaacagattagggtttggAGTTTTTCGCTGTGTTTGTTGGTGGAAATCGCGGGATTTGCTTGGAGTTTTGTTGGTAACGGGTccggcccccctcctctataaaagcagAGGATTACAGCCGATTAAGGgcaatcaatcgaatcaatacaacttctatttcgcatttatttccagtacaattaggagtagttctagtctagttctagtttagccactcgatccccaaattctccgcttctcttcgactctacgccgattagaagaGTCTAGGTCGGCTTGCCGaacctagacatcacctaggatctctcctccccgacggggtccctcccgggagcgagatccaggccgccgccggcgacttccgccgcccctgcgtacgcgcggactgtccggcccccagggcgcggaccgtccggccatcaggCAGAGGACACTAgcactgcgccaggtcgcggaccgtccggccccaggccgcggaccgtccgcgcctgaccagagagcaccgcaacggttcttgttgagtgtttggcgctccgaaaaggcgtcaacatactttttggcgactccgctggggaagacatatttagacctatcaaatcggccctcaatggccggttcaagggatagttctgaagtttgtccaagcaacatcatagagccgacttgggaaaccttgccggctgacgaacagcttcagttcgagaagcacaaggagcagatgatccaggaggcaaaagcaaagttcttgaccaacttcaaagtggacaggaacaacaaggtcgtctgaCATCggacgacggatccggcttcactgcgacccacgccagatatccccaatgtaagtaatacaaacgagctgcaatctcttgagaattatgtagatgaacagcgtgaacaaatgcaaaatatcataggggatatgcaaaacgattataggagattagtacgtgcatttgataaatctagtatagcaaattttccttcacacgaggttgaattaggggaTAACGCATGTAATACGTCGGCTAGAGGTTGTCACGACGAGTCACAAccactttatgggatgccgatggacacgtaccctgagcaaccgcaaatcggcagcaaaatagccgatctgcacatgtccagaccgtccgcacgtgagcgcggaccgtccgggccagccacggccgggcccatttttaatgaggtgcccagacacgcacccgagccaccacacatGACACAAAATCTGAACTACCtagtcggaccgtccgcatacaacgacggacggtccgcacataatcacggacggtccgggccaatgtccggacagtccgcacatgacctttttgaggaggattgttacctgaatcctcacccgtcccaacaacacttccc
This portion of the Zea mays cultivar B73 chromosome 2, Zm-B73-REFERENCE-NAM-5.0, whole genome shotgun sequence genome encodes:
- the LOC103647624 gene encoding uncharacterized protein, with protein sequence MTPIVASLSLAHLVVALLLMLLALLCVDASVHDYDGERFATDGNAFVLHGGTVVVRVSTAPLRVARSSALRRSRSKDARVGDRSRGGRQPHDHGHSGHLQGRRPRRRRGHRRLRRWRAGALLHMGHGEGGEARGLHRGGAVMYRARNDNTGWPRVLAASFLPGGLDAAFPVEGVVVARTGMYTLLFVHCDASLAGGQVATAGKTIWKNSRCYLPDRMASLVPFYGAKSLALAASWFAQCARF